In Molothrus aeneus isolate 106 chromosome 3, BPBGC_Maene_1.0, whole genome shotgun sequence, a single genomic region encodes these proteins:
- the ZNF512 gene encoding zinc finger protein 512 isoform X1, whose amino-acid sequence MRGGSGGGGSDTRTGHHRQQKLKKSLGNKKSKPPEEVEAAVVGVSSDSDDTVTNISPASPVNGSAEPRSKRTIRRPAYWLEMRGMKNSVNKSSEKKGEVLLKGKRKSEQREGKDVKDSPKKKQKISGKNQQTGTKQNSRTKHHSVQKEPETYDAGSMEEQWSLEIQDKGRVTCPTCRAVVRKTVEGLKKHMLNCRKEMFTCQHCGKQLKSLAGMKYHVMADHNNQPIMKEGEEVDEQLERERLRKVLKRMGKLKCAREGCTGSFTSIMGYLYHIKKCGKAASELEKMAMKCHHCGKAYRSKAGLVYHLRSKHGPVTFLHEERTENLKEMKREQNSAGRVQRRSAKVAIYYLHELAGEELAKEWPKRKVLQDLIPDDRKLKYTRPGLPTFSQDVLCKWKTEIKMYRRVHCPNQGCESVYGSVSGLKSHLGTCTLGDFVAGKYKCLLCEKEFTSESGVKYHINSVHAEDWFDVNTTTTKSFQKLMKIRQREEQKKQRKKRPLSRGKKKRSGSLAAKKLPAAGADKMRRSKRGRPPRADTRSASSEEGAPQVAQKAEVPKTSRKRGRSKSVEDEKE is encoded by the exons ATGCGGGGCGGTAgtggcggcggcggctcg GACACCAGGACTGGACATCACAGACAGCAGAAGCTCAAGAAGTCCTTAGGAAATAAAAA GTCTAAGCCACCTGAGGaggtggaagctgctgtggtAGGAGTGAGCAGTGACTCTGACGACACAGTCACCAACATCTCCCCTGCCTCCCCAGTGAATGGCAGTGCGGAGCCCCGGAGCAAGCGCACCATTCGCAGGCCTGCTTACTGGCTGGAAATGAGAGGAATGAAAAACAGCGTGAAcaaatcttcagaaaaaaaag GAGAAGTACTGTTGAAAGGCAAGAGGAAATCTGAGCAAAGGGAAGGCAAAGATGTTAAAGACTCTCccaagaagaagcagaagatttCGG GGAAAAACCAGCAAactggaacaaaacaaaactccagAACGAAACACCACAGTGTTCAGAAAGAGCCAGAAACCTATGACGCAG GTAGTATGGAAGAACAGTGGTCTCTAGAGATTCAGGACAAAGGCCGAGTTACCTGTCCCACGTGCCGGGCTGTGGTGAGGAAGACTGTAGAAGGGCTGAAGAAACATATGCTGAATTGCAGGAAG GAAATGTTCACGTGTCAGCACTGCGGGAAGCAGCTGAAGTCTTTAGCAGGGATGAAATACCATGTCATGGCAGACCATAACAATCAG CCAATTAtgaaggagggagaagaagtGGATGAGCAGCTTGAGCGAGAGCGCCTTCGGAAGGTCTTGAAGCGAATGGGAAAACTGAAGTGTGCAAGGGAG ggctgcacaggcagcTTCACCAGCATAATGGGATACCTATATCATATTAAAAAATGTGGGAAGGCTGCTTCTGAGCTGGAGAAAATGGCTATGAAGTGCCATCACTGTGGGAAAGCGTACAGATCAAAGGCAGGACTTGTCTACCACCTGCGATCGAAGCATGGGCCA GTCACTTTCCTCCATGAGGAGAGAACAGAGAACCTGAAGGAAATGAAACGGGAGCAAAACAGTGCAGGCAGAGTTCAGAGGAGATCTGCAAAAGTGGCAATCTACTATCTCCATGAGCTGGCAGGAGAAGAGCTGGCCAAAGAGTGGCCCAAAAGAAAAGTTCTGCAGGACTTGATTCCAGATGACCGGAAG CTGAAATACACTCGTCCTGGACTGCCCACATTTAGTCAAGATGTGCTGTGCAAATGGAAAACGGAGATAAAGATGTACCGAAGAGTCCACTGCCCAAATCAG GGTTGTGAATCTGTGTATGGCAGTGTCTCAGGACTCAAGTCTCACCTTGGCACATGTACCTTG GGAGACTTTGTGGCTGGTAAATACAAGTGTCTCCTGTGTGAGAAGGAGTTCACTTCAGAGAGTGGGGTCAAGTATCACATCAACTCTGTGCACGCTGAG GACTGGTTTGATGTGAACACAACGACCACCAAAAGCTTTCAGAAGCTAATGAAGATTCGCCAAAGGGAAGAGCAGAAGAAGCAACGGAAGAAACGTCCTTTGAGCAGGGGCAAAAAGAAGAGAtctggcagcctggctgccaagaagctccctgctgctggagctgataAAATGAGGAGGAGTAAGAGAGGTCGTCCACCACGAGCAGACACCAGGAGCGCGAGTAGTGAGGAGGGGGCACCCCAAGTTGCACAGAAAGCTGAAGTTCCAAAAACCAGCCGCAAGCGAGGCCGAAGTAAATCCGTAGAAGATGAGAAGGAGTAA
- the GPN1 gene encoding GPN-loop GTPase 1 — MAAAAGAASAGAASVCVLVLGMAGSGKTTFVQRLAAHLHGQRCPPYVINLDPAVHSLPFPANIDIRDTVKYKEVMKQYGLGPNGGIVTSLNLFATRFDQVMKFIEKRQNASKYVIIDTPGQIEVFTWSASGTIITEALASSFPSVVVYVMDTSRSTNPITFMSNMLYACSILYKTKLPFIIVMNKTDIIDHSFAVEWMQDFETFQDALNQETSYVSNLTRSMSLVLDEFYSSLKVVGVSAVLGTGLEEFFTQLSKAVDEYEREYRPEYERLRKTLEEAQEKQKREQLEHLWKDMGSVCMQSSTLAGPDDASAMGPSELILTRGTLNEEEEERESDTDDIDHEVTEESHEEPAFRNFMQDMRMKCQRKSNLNE, encoded by the exons ATggccgcggcggcgggagcCGCCTCGGCGGGAGCCGCCTCGGTGtgtgtgctggtgctgggcatGGCCGGCTCCGGAAAAACCACCTTTGTGCAG CGCCTGGCCGCACACCTGCATGGGCAGCGCTGCCCTCCGTACGTAATCAACCTGGACCCTGCCGTGCACAGCCTGCCCTTCCCCGCCAACATCG ATATCAGGGACACCGTAAAGTATAAAGAAGTCATGAAGCA ATATGGGCTGGGCCCAAACGGCGGAATAGTGACCTCTCTCAATCTCTTTGCCACAAGATTTGACCAG GTGATGAAGTTTattgaaaaaagacaaaatgcatCTAA GTATGTTATTATTGACACACCAGGGCAAATCGAGGTATTTACTTGGTCAGCATCAGGAACCATCATAACTGAGGCCTTG gcctcctccttcccttccgtTGTTGTCTATGTGATGGACACCTCTCGCAGTACCAACCCCATCACCTTTATGTCCAACATGCTCTATGCCTGCAG TATCCTGTACAAGACAAAGCTACCTTTCATCATAGTTATGAACAAA aCTGACATAATCGACCACAGTTTCGCAGTAGAATGGATGCAGGACTTTGAGACTTTTCAGGATGCCCTGAATCAAGAGACCTCCTATGTCAGTAACCTGACTCGTTCCATGAGTTTAGTATTGGATGAATTTTACAGCTCACTGAAG GTGGTTGGTGTTTCTGCGGTGCTCGGCACAGGACTGGAGGAGTTTTTTACCCAGCTTTCTAAAGCTGTGGATGAATACGAGCG AGAGTATCGTCCAGAATATGAACGCCTGAGAAAAACACTG GAGGAAGCTCAGGAGAAACAAaagagagagcagctggagcacttGTGGAAGGACATGGGCAGTGTGTGTATGCAGAGCAGCACCCTGGCAG GACCTGATGATGCTTCTGCAATGGGTCCCTCTGAGCTAATCCTTACACGAGGAACTCTcaatgaagaggaagaagagagggagagTGATACTGACGACATTGACCATGAAG
- the ZNF512 gene encoding zinc finger protein 512 isoform X2: MRGGSGGGGSDTRTGHHRQQKLKKSLGNKKSKPPEEVEAAVVGVSSDSDDTVTNISPASPVNGSAEPRSKRTIRRPAYWLEMRGMKNSVNKSSEKKGKNQQTGTKQNSRTKHHSVQKEPETYDAGSMEEQWSLEIQDKGRVTCPTCRAVVRKTVEGLKKHMLNCRKEMFTCQHCGKQLKSLAGMKYHVMADHNNQPIMKEGEEVDEQLERERLRKVLKRMGKLKCAREGCTGSFTSIMGYLYHIKKCGKAASELEKMAMKCHHCGKAYRSKAGLVYHLRSKHGPVTFLHEERTENLKEMKREQNSAGRVQRRSAKVAIYYLHELAGEELAKEWPKRKVLQDLIPDDRKLKYTRPGLPTFSQDVLCKWKTEIKMYRRVHCPNQGCESVYGSVSGLKSHLGTCTLGDFVAGKYKCLLCEKEFTSESGVKYHINSVHAEDWFDVNTTTTKSFQKLMKIRQREEQKKQRKKRPLSRGKKKRSGSLAAKKLPAAGADKMRRSKRGRPPRADTRSASSEEGAPQVAQKAEVPKTSRKRGRSKSVEDEKE, encoded by the exons ATGCGGGGCGGTAgtggcggcggcggctcg GACACCAGGACTGGACATCACAGACAGCAGAAGCTCAAGAAGTCCTTAGGAAATAAAAA GTCTAAGCCACCTGAGGaggtggaagctgctgtggtAGGAGTGAGCAGTGACTCTGACGACACAGTCACCAACATCTCCCCTGCCTCCCCAGTGAATGGCAGTGCGGAGCCCCGGAGCAAGCGCACCATTCGCAGGCCTGCTTACTGGCTGGAAATGAGAGGAATGAAAAACAGCGTGAAcaaatcttcagaaaaaaaag GGAAAAACCAGCAAactggaacaaaacaaaactccagAACGAAACACCACAGTGTTCAGAAAGAGCCAGAAACCTATGACGCAG GTAGTATGGAAGAACAGTGGTCTCTAGAGATTCAGGACAAAGGCCGAGTTACCTGTCCCACGTGCCGGGCTGTGGTGAGGAAGACTGTAGAAGGGCTGAAGAAACATATGCTGAATTGCAGGAAG GAAATGTTCACGTGTCAGCACTGCGGGAAGCAGCTGAAGTCTTTAGCAGGGATGAAATACCATGTCATGGCAGACCATAACAATCAG CCAATTAtgaaggagggagaagaagtGGATGAGCAGCTTGAGCGAGAGCGCCTTCGGAAGGTCTTGAAGCGAATGGGAAAACTGAAGTGTGCAAGGGAG ggctgcacaggcagcTTCACCAGCATAATGGGATACCTATATCATATTAAAAAATGTGGGAAGGCTGCTTCTGAGCTGGAGAAAATGGCTATGAAGTGCCATCACTGTGGGAAAGCGTACAGATCAAAGGCAGGACTTGTCTACCACCTGCGATCGAAGCATGGGCCA GTCACTTTCCTCCATGAGGAGAGAACAGAGAACCTGAAGGAAATGAAACGGGAGCAAAACAGTGCAGGCAGAGTTCAGAGGAGATCTGCAAAAGTGGCAATCTACTATCTCCATGAGCTGGCAGGAGAAGAGCTGGCCAAAGAGTGGCCCAAAAGAAAAGTTCTGCAGGACTTGATTCCAGATGACCGGAAG CTGAAATACACTCGTCCTGGACTGCCCACATTTAGTCAAGATGTGCTGTGCAAATGGAAAACGGAGATAAAGATGTACCGAAGAGTCCACTGCCCAAATCAG GGTTGTGAATCTGTGTATGGCAGTGTCTCAGGACTCAAGTCTCACCTTGGCACATGTACCTTG GGAGACTTTGTGGCTGGTAAATACAAGTGTCTCCTGTGTGAGAAGGAGTTCACTTCAGAGAGTGGGGTCAAGTATCACATCAACTCTGTGCACGCTGAG GACTGGTTTGATGTGAACACAACGACCACCAAAAGCTTTCAGAAGCTAATGAAGATTCGCCAAAGGGAAGAGCAGAAGAAGCAACGGAAGAAACGTCCTTTGAGCAGGGGCAAAAAGAAGAGAtctggcagcctggctgccaagaagctccctgctgctggagctgataAAATGAGGAGGAGTAAGAGAGGTCGTCCACCACGAGCAGACACCAGGAGCGCGAGTAGTGAGGAGGGGGCACCCCAAGTTGCACAGAAAGCTGAAGTTCCAAAAACCAGCCGCAAGCGAGGCCGAAGTAAATCCGTAGAAGATGAGAAGGAGTAA